CAATAGAGGTTTGAGGATCTAAACCTGAATTTGGCTCATCACAAAACAAATATCTAGGGTTCATAACAATTGCTCTTGCTATTGCGACCCTTTTTTGCATCCCTCCTGATAATTCTGCTGGATACTTTCCGTTTGAGTTTTCTAGGTTTACTCTTTTCAACACCGCATTCACTCTATCTAACATTTCATCTTCTGGTTGTTGTGTAAACATCTTCAAAGGGAACATTACATTTTCTTCTACAGTTTGCGAATCAAATAACGCACTTCCTTGAAATACCATTCCCAATTCTTGTCGAAACAATCGTTTGTCTTCAATAGACATTTCTGTATTTTTCCTACCGTCATATATGATTGCACCTTCTTCTGGTGTATGCAACCCAATTAAAGATTTCAAAAATACCGTTTTACCCGATCCACTTTGCCCAATAATTAAACTTGTTTGTCCTGGTTGAAAAGAGGTTGAAATACCTTTCAAAATCTCTACCCCATTAAATCCTTTATGTAAATTATTTACTTCTATCATAACTAAGTAAGCAGCATTTGTGTTAAGAAATAATTGGCTATAACAATGACTACAATAGTCCATACTACCGATTGCGTACTTGCCTTTCCTACTTCTAAAGAACCACCTTTCACATAATAACCATGATATGACGGTACTGTAGCTATTATAAAAGCAAACACAATTGTTTTAATAAGGGCATAGGTTACTAAAAATGGGTCAAACTCTAATTGAACCCCATTCAAATAATCTACTGAAGAAAATATTCCTGACGTAGCTCCTGCTACCCATCCACCTAATATTCCTAAAAACATTGATAATACTACCAAAAACGGATAAAAAAATACAGTTGAAATTATCTTAGGTAGCACTAAATAATTTAAAGAGTTAATCCCCATTACTTCCAGCGCATCAATTTGTTCTGTAACTCTCATCGTACCAATACTAGAAGTAATATAAGACCCAACTTTTCCAGCCAATATAATTGAACAAAATGTTGGTGCAAATTCTAGAATTATAGAGCGTTTTGTTGCGAAACCTATCAAATATTTAGGTATAAAAGGGCTTTCTATATTTAATGCAGTTTGCAATGCAATAACTCCACCAATAAAAAATGAGATAAATGCTATAATTCCCAAAGATTTATGCCCCAATTCTTCAACTTCCCTAAACAAAGCTTCTCTGAAAACTCGGCCTCTTTGAGGTTTGGTAAACACCTGCTTTAGCATTAGAAAATATTTACCAATATGCTCAATGTAATTCATCTAAAGTTTTTTCTTTTTGCTAAAATATTAAATTATCATCAACCAAGAGAATGTATTAGTTATTTACTCTCCATTTAATTAACTTTGGCCATGTTAAATCAAAATATATTATGAGAAAAATCTCACTTTTAATCATTGCTATTTCTACTTTTTTTAGTTCTTGTAAAATTGAACATAAAACTGACCAAAAACCAAAGTTAGTTGTAGGAATTGTAGTAGACCAAATGAGGTATGATTATTTAACCCGATTTGAAAGTAAATATGGAGAAGATGGGTTTAAAAGACTTTTAAACAATGGCTTTTCTTTAGAGAACGCCCATTATAATTACATCCCTACTTATACTGCTGTAGGGCATACTTCTATATATACTGGAACAACTCCTTTTAATCATGGAATTATTAGTAACAATTGGTATGACAAATTTATTAAAGAAACTATTTATTGTGTTGACGACAATAACTACAACACTGTTGGTAATGATGGTGATGGCGGAAAAAAATCGCCTAACAGAATGTTAACCACGACCGTTACCGACCAGTTACGTTTAGCTCAAAACATGAAAGGTAAAACTATTGGTGTTGCTATTAAAGATCGATCTGCTATTTTGCCTGCTGGGCATACAGCCAATGCAGCATATTGGTTTGATGGAGGAAGTAAAGGAGAATGGATTACATCTTCATATTATATGAATGAATTACCTCAATGGGTGAAAGATTTTAATGCTTCAAAAAAAGCAGATGAATACCTTAGTAAACCATGGGAAACCTTGTATGATATTAGCACTTATAATGAAAGTATAGCTGATGATAATTCGTTTGAACAGCCTTTTAAAGGTCAAGAGAAACCCACTTTTCCTCATAACATTCCTGAATTAAGAAGTAAAAACAATGATTATAGTATTTTAAAAGCTATTCCAGCAGGAAATTCTTTTACTAGTGATTTTGCCAAAGCCGCTATTGTTAATGAAAAATTAGGAAAATCGGAATACACGGACTTTATCACTATTAGTTTTTCTTCTACTGATTATGTTGGTCATCAGTTTGGAGTTGCTTCTAAAGAAATAGAGGATACTTACTTACGTTTTGATAGAGATTTAGCAGATTTATTTCAATTCCTAGATACTGAAATAGGAGAAGATAATTACACCTTGTTTTTGACAGCCGATCATGCTGCTGTTCAAGTTCCTTCGTACTTACAATCTGTAAAAATTCCGGCACATTATTTTAGCAATAAGAAATTTACAGCATTTGTAAACAACATTACCCAAAAACACTTTAACTCTGACCAGCTTGTTGAAAACATTTCCAATTTTCAAATATTTTTAAATAAAGAAAAGATTGAAGAATTAAAACTAGAAGCTAATACTGTTGCACAAAAAATTGCAGATGAAGTTATTAATTATAAAGGTATATATAAATCAGTAACTGCAAGAACTTTACAAACTACCTCATTTACCTCTGGTATTTTAAATTCGCTACAAAATGGTTATAACCAAAAATTCTCAGGTGATGTTTTATTAATTCCTAATCCTTCTACTTTAAGTACTTATTATAAAAAAGGAGGTACCTCACATGGTTCAGGTTATTCATATGACACCCATATTCCTTTAATTTTTTATGGTAACGGTATTCAACCAGGTAGCTCTAAAACGAAATATGAAATTATAGATATTGCTCCAACGATTTCTAATTTATTACAAATTGAATTTCCAAACGGAAGTACAGGTAAAATTATCGAAGAAGCTTTAAAATAAAATAGAAAAACTGCACTCCCCAAGAGTGCAGTTTTATTTTACATTTAAGGGAATTTATATGAAAGGGTCTTTACTTCTTTTTTTTACTTTTTACATACACCTTACTTGTTCTTAACTTATTAGAACTAGGCTTTATTGTACATAAAATAAATATTGTAATTAAGGTAGCTATAAATAATGTCATGTTTTATCTTTTTGGTTTCTAATAAATTAGACACACAAAAAAAACAAAAGGTCACAACTTTTTTTAAAAAAATTATTTTAAAATACTCAAATCTAAAAATTTAGAATCTAAATAAGTTATCTCAAAGGTTAAAGTTTCCTTTGATTTTAGATCTATAAACAAAGTATCTGTATCAATTTTCCAATTCCCTATTCTTTCTTTATAAACAGAAGAAAACAAATCAAAATAACAACGAACTATTTGTTTTCCCGATTCTTTTTTAAAGTCTTCAAGTTTTCTCTTTTCTTTATTCTTTAAAACAACTGTACCATCTTCTTCAAAATTGAAAAAAGTAGTATTATTAAAAAGTTTTTTTTTCAATCTCATTTCACCATTAAAATCGCTTACTAAACTCCAACTACCTGCGATATCTTTTACAGAAATATTTTTTTGAGTAATACATGAATTCAGTACAATAATTAAAACACAACTTATTGTTGCAAGTTTCATTTTAATTTGAGCTGTTTAAAATCACCAAGGCCCCTATAACTCCTGGAACCCAGCCACAAAGTGTTAGCAAGAAAACGATTACAATAGAGCCACATCCGTAGCCAATAACCGATAAGGGAGGAAAAAAAATTGCCAATAAAACGCGTAGTAAACTCATAGTCTTTTTTTGATTGTTTATTTAAAAGACGAATTATCTGGAGTTTTGTTACAGTGCCCGTTATTTAACATTTCTTTTTTTTAATATTTCTGTTTATACAAGTATATTTGTTTCAAAAATTGTAATCATGAAATATACTGGTGTAATTACCGTACTATTGCTCTTATTTTCTGCAACTTGTTTTTCTCAACTTGAAGCTCATCTAATAGACAAAGAAGGATGGGTAAAAGGGAATTATGTAGAAATTGGAATCAATCATCAAGGTGTTTTTGGTAACAAAACCGCCAACAAGCCTGCTTCTTTTCACGACAATAGAGAAAATGTCAATTTTTTGTTTGGATTTATTGCCAATCCACAAAAAGACAACTGGGTAGATTACGATGGTGATTTTTTCACTCCTGGATCTCCAGAAGAAGGATTTTCTATTGAAATAGATGGAATAAATTATAGTAATAATACTCTAGGGCCTACAGAACAAATCCCTGGAGAGGTTATAAGTAGTAAAACTCTTGAATCTGATTGCTTTGAAAGTTTAGCTCAAATTGAATGGGCTGGAAGAGTTAATGGACTAGAAATTCAACGTTTGTATAGTGTTACCGAAAATGGTTTATTCATTCAAATGATTACTTCTATTACGAACACAAGTTCAGAAATAAAAAAAGATGTATTTTTCATGCACAATGTTGATCCTGATAATAATGTTACTATTAATTTTAATTATTCAACTGCAAATGAAATCATCAGTCAACCAGACGCCACCTCAAGTGTTTCTCTTGTAAAAGCTTCTCAAGATCCTTTAACCACCTCACTTTCCACTATTCCAGATGCAGATGGTTCTAGTGTTAGTTTATATGCCAATGACAATAGAGCTAAAGTATCTTTTGGGGGGTTTAGTAATAGAAACGCTAGTGATATCTGGGAAGGTTTTGGTGTTGTACAAACTGTAGGAGCTTCAAAAACTGAAGATGAAGCGATATCAATAGCTTTCAATTTAGGCGATATTTTACCGAATGAAACTAAGACTTTCGTATACTATTATATTTTAAGAGAAATTGATGAAACTTTTGTTCCATTGATTGTTAATATATCTACGGTTAATCCAACTGGATGTAACACAAATGATGGTATTATAAGATTATCTGGTTTAGTAGCTGACGAAATCTATACCATAGACTATGAAAAAAATGGTGTAGCTGTAGCACCTCAAGATTATACCGCAAACTCTTTAGGAATTATTGAAATAACAAATCAAGAAGAAGGAGCCTACGGAAATTTCAATATCAAATATGATTCATGTAATACAGAACTCAACACGGTGTATAACTTAACGCCACCAGATCCTGTGCGTCCTGTTTTTTCAGAAACCAACCCTTCTAGTTGTGGAGGGAATGATGGTAGTATCGTTTTATCAAACCTTAATGCTGGTGATGATTATTTGTTAAGTTATGTTTATAACGGTACCACTACTATTGAAAACACTTATACTGCAAACGGTGGTGGCACTATTGAAATTTTAACCCTTGAAGAAGGAACTTATTCTGATTTTAAAATTACTTACAAGGGTTGTGTTACAGACTTTAGTGTTAATTACACCTTGGTCCCACCTCAACCTGAAGACCCTAGTTTTAGTTTCTCTAACCCTTCAAATTGTGAAGGGGATAATGGTGAAATAGTAATATCTAAACTTAGACCTAATGAAAATGTGGTGATCAACTATCAAATTGACGGAACAAATGCTCCTGAAACCACATATACCTCTAATGCAGCAGGGCAAGTTATTCTTACTAATTTGGTAAATGCTGTATATTCCAACTTTAGTTTTGTTCATGTAACAATATCTTGTTCCAACTCTCCTAGCGATAGTATTACTTTAAATGGAACTGCTCCGTTTACTATAGCAGCTATTCCAGATCAATTTTACTGTGATAATGATTTTGATTATATCAACACCATAGACTTATCACCTATTGACACAATTGTACTAGGGGGATTAGACAACACAATCTACTCTGTAAGCTATCACTCATCAATGGATAATGCTACTAATAACATTGCTCTTGATAAAAACAACTACATCACTAATGGAACAAATACTTATTCTTTATTTTCTAAGGTAACAAATAATGCTACTGGGTGCTTTGAAGTAGAGGAGTTTAATATCACTATCAATATTCCTGCTGAGTTTGATCTTGATAGTGCTTTTTTATGTAAACCAACGGATGACAATTTTGTTGTTCCTGAGATAGATACTGGTTTAAATAGTAGCGAATATACTTTTGAATGGTTTTTAAATAATGTTTCTTTAGGTTTTACCACCTCTTCTATTTCTGCCGAAGCATCAGGAACCTATAAAGTAACTGTTACCACTATAGCAACGGGATGTTCTATAAGCAACGAAACTGAAATTATACCTTCTGGTGAACCCGATATTTTACAACTAGAACTGGTTTCTGAATTATTTGCAGATAATCACATTGTAAAAGTGATTGCTTCGGGACCAGGAAAATATTTATATAGATTAAATGATGGATTGTATCAAGAAGAGCCTGTTTTTGAAAATGTTCCTGCAGGAAACAACACCTTCTATGTATTAGATGATAACGGTTGTGGAGAAACGAGTATAAGCAAGGTTATTATTGATTACCCTAGATTCTTTACACCAAACAACGATGGTACAAATGACTCTTGGCATATAATCGGAGTAGAAGAATTAAGAGAACCTGTTGTATACATTTTTGATAGGTTTGGGAAAGTTTTACATTCTTTAGATAAAAACAGTGAAAAATGGAACGGAACCTATAATGGTAAGCAACTTCCTAACAATGATTATTGGTTTGTTCTTACTTTTATAGATGAAAATGGTAGACATCAACAAGTTAAATCACATTTCTCTTTATTATATTAAATAAAAAACCCCGTCTTGTAGACGGGGTTTTTCTTTTATTTCTTAACAAACTTTATACTTCTTAAATCATCTTCTTCTTTAAAAATAATCGTGTACATTGCTGTTTTCAATTTACTTACATCGATATAATCTGTA
The sequence above is a segment of the Tenacibaculum sp. 190130A14a genome. Coding sequences within it:
- a CDS encoding ABC transporter ATP-binding protein; amino-acid sequence: MIEVNNLHKGFNGVEILKGISTSFQPGQTSLIIGQSGSGKTVFLKSLIGLHTPEEGAIIYDGRKNTEMSIEDKRLFRQELGMVFQGSALFDSQTVEENVMFPLKMFTQQPEDEMLDRVNAVLKRVNLENSNGKYPAELSGGMQKRVAIARAIVMNPRYLFCDEPNSGLDPQTSIVIDNLIQEITDEYQITTVINTHDMNSVMEIGDKIVFLNKGYKAWEGSSKEIFKTDNESVVNFVYSSNLFKKVRQAYLNDH
- a CDS encoding ABC transporter permease yields the protein MNYIEHIGKYFLMLKQVFTKPQRGRVFREALFREVEELGHKSLGIIAFISFFIGGVIALQTALNIESPFIPKYLIGFATKRSIILEFAPTFCSIILAGKVGSYITSSIGTMRVTEQIDALEVMGINSLNYLVLPKIISTVFFYPFLVVLSMFLGILGGWVAGATSGIFSSVDYLNGVQLEFDPFLVTYALIKTIVFAFIIATVPSYHGYYVKGGSLEVGKASTQSVVWTIVVIVIANYFLTQMLLT
- the pafA gene encoding alkaline phosphatase PafA, producing MRKISLLIIAISTFFSSCKIEHKTDQKPKLVVGIVVDQMRYDYLTRFESKYGEDGFKRLLNNGFSLENAHYNYIPTYTAVGHTSIYTGTTPFNHGIISNNWYDKFIKETIYCVDDNNYNTVGNDGDGGKKSPNRMLTTTVTDQLRLAQNMKGKTIGVAIKDRSAILPAGHTANAAYWFDGGSKGEWITSSYYMNELPQWVKDFNASKKADEYLSKPWETLYDISTYNESIADDNSFEQPFKGQEKPTFPHNIPELRSKNNDYSILKAIPAGNSFTSDFAKAAIVNEKLGKSEYTDFITISFSSTDYVGHQFGVASKEIEDTYLRFDRDLADLFQFLDTEIGEDNYTLFLTADHAAVQVPSYLQSVKIPAHYFSNKKFTAFVNNITQKHFNSDQLVENISNFQIFLNKEKIEELKLEANTVAQKIADEVINYKGIYKSVTARTLQTTSFTSGILNSLQNGYNQKFSGDVLLIPNPSTLSTYYKKGGTSHGSGYSYDTHIPLIFYGNGIQPGSSKTKYEIIDIAPTISNLLQIEFPNGSTGKIIEEALK
- a CDS encoding YqaE/Pmp3 family membrane protein — protein: MSLLRVLLAIFFPPLSVIGYGCGSIVIVFLLTLCGWVPGVIGALVILNSSN
- a CDS encoding T9SS type B sorting domain-containing protein; protein product: MKYTGVITVLLLLFSATCFSQLEAHLIDKEGWVKGNYVEIGINHQGVFGNKTANKPASFHDNRENVNFLFGFIANPQKDNWVDYDGDFFTPGSPEEGFSIEIDGINYSNNTLGPTEQIPGEVISSKTLESDCFESLAQIEWAGRVNGLEIQRLYSVTENGLFIQMITSITNTSSEIKKDVFFMHNVDPDNNVTINFNYSTANEIISQPDATSSVSLVKASQDPLTTSLSTIPDADGSSVSLYANDNRAKVSFGGFSNRNASDIWEGFGVVQTVGASKTEDEAISIAFNLGDILPNETKTFVYYYILREIDETFVPLIVNISTVNPTGCNTNDGIIRLSGLVADEIYTIDYEKNGVAVAPQDYTANSLGIIEITNQEEGAYGNFNIKYDSCNTELNTVYNLTPPDPVRPVFSETNPSSCGGNDGSIVLSNLNAGDDYLLSYVYNGTTTIENTYTANGGGTIEILTLEEGTYSDFKITYKGCVTDFSVNYTLVPPQPEDPSFSFSNPSNCEGDNGEIVISKLRPNENVVINYQIDGTNAPETTYTSNAAGQVILTNLVNAVYSNFSFVHVTISCSNSPSDSITLNGTAPFTIAAIPDQFYCDNDFDYINTIDLSPIDTIVLGGLDNTIYSVSYHSSMDNATNNIALDKNNYITNGTNTYSLFSKVTNNATGCFEVEEFNITINIPAEFDLDSAFLCKPTDDNFVVPEIDTGLNSSEYTFEWFLNNVSLGFTTSSISAEASGTYKVTVTTIATGCSISNETEIIPSGEPDILQLELVSELFADNHIVKVIASGPGKYLYRLNDGLYQEEPVFENVPAGNNTFYVLDDNGCGETSISKVIIDYPRFFTPNNDGTNDSWHIIGVEELREPVVYIFDRFGKVLHSLDKNSEKWNGTYNGKQLPNNDYWFVLTFIDENGRHQQVKSHFSLLY